One Phoenix dactylifera cultivar Barhee BC4 chromosome 8, palm_55x_up_171113_PBpolish2nd_filt_p, whole genome shotgun sequence genomic window carries:
- the LOC108511655 gene encoding glucan 1,3-beta-glucosidase-like, with amino-acid sequence MGESGTSSGDDQAGSDVVCGGPRSSKAADFVHPVYHRKGAGCTPKELGGSIHLLAGDWLNVDGPLFAVDLHDLALSAFVSAAHDLDLVVLVDGDRLTDFISSLLLSAAQDSKPLYILLHQKTLQAERERERERVVAVPHLLKWLPILLVLSCHFSFSSAARATPSFPIKAVNLGGWLVTEGWIKPSLFDGIPINNDLLDGTHLQFESVTQQMYLSAEDGGGTIIVANRTSASGWETFTLWRITESTFQFKVFDKQFVGLSSQGDGVVAVSTDPGQSETLEIVRNNDDPNRVRIKAPNGFFIQAKTDVLVTADYPGSTSWGDDDPSVFRMTIVATPKLQGEYQVTNGYGPEKAPQVMKEHWSSFIVEDDFSFISQNGLNAVRIPVGWWIASDPNPPKPFVGGSLQALDNAFAWAGKYNIKVIVDLHAAPGSQNGDAHSGTRDGSQEWGQNDSYIDQTVAVIDFLTARYAKDSSLLAIELINEPRAPGVTLDSLKKYYQAGYNTVRKYTSDAYVIMSNRLSADPTELLGFASGFQGSVIDVHYYNLFSNQFNGSTVQQNIDYINNNRAKDLATITRSNGPLTFVGEWVAEWEVKGATKEDYQRFAQAQLNVYGQATFGWAYWTLKNVEDHWSLEWMIKNGSITL; translated from the exons ATGGGGGAGAGCGGGACCTCCTCCGGGGATGACCAGGCCGGCTCCGACGTGGTCTGCGGTGGCCCAAGGAGCTCCAAGGCAGCCGATTTTGTCCACCCAGTGTATCACCGCAAAGGAGCTGGCTGTACTCCGAAGGAGCTGGGTGGATCCATTCACCTTCTTGCGGGTGATTGGCTCAATGTGGATGGCCCACTTTTTGCGGTAGACTTGCACGACCTTGCCCTCTCGGCCTTTGTAAGTGCCGCGCACGACCTGGACCTCGTTGTCCTTGTGGACGGAGACCGATTGACCGACTTCATCTCATCGCTTCTCCTCTCTGCTG CTCAAGATTCCAAACCTCTATACATTCTCCTCCACCAGAAAACCTTACaagccgagagagagagagagagagagagagttgtggCAGTCCCCCACCTTCTAAAATGGCTGCCGATTCTCCTCGTACTCTCATGCCACTTTTCCTTCTCCTCTGCTGCCAGAGCCACCCCTTCTTTCCCAATTAAGGCTGTCAACCTCGGAGGATGGCTGGTGACTGAGGGCTGGATCAAGCCATCCCTCTTTGATGGCATACCTATCAACAACGATCTCTTG GATGGCACCCACCTCCAATTCGAGTCCGTGACGCAGCAGATGTACTTGTCCGCTGAGGATGGCGGCGGAACGATCATCGTCGCGAATCGGACTAGTGCTTCGGGTTGGGAAACCTTCACG CTGTGGAGAATCACAGAGTCCACCTTCCAATTTAAGGTTTTCGATAAGCAATTCGTAGGCCTCAGCAGCCAAGGAGATGGTGTTGTGGCGGTCTCGACTGATCCTGGCCAATCAGAGACACTTGAGATTGTGAGGAATAACGATGACCCGAACCGAGTTCGGATCAAAGCACCAAATGGATTCTTCATACAG GCGAAAACGGATGTGTTGGTGACTGCGGACTACCCTGGGAGTACCAGCTGGGGAGATGATGATCCTTCTGTCTTCCGGATGACTATAGTTGCCACACCGAAACTGCAAGGGGAGTACCAAGTCACCAATGGCTATGGACCAGAAAAGGCTCCACAAGTCATGAAG GAGCATTGGAGCAGCTTCATAGTGGAGGATGACTTCAGTTTCATATCCCAGAATGGACTGAATGCTGTAAGAATTCCAGTTGGGTGGTGGATAGCCAGCGACCCGAATCCTCCAAAGCCTTTTGTTGGCGGGTCCCTCCAAGCTTTGGATAATGCTTTCGCATGGGCAGG GAAGTATAATATAAAGGTCATTGTGGACCTCCATGCCGCACCTGGATCACAGAATGGGGATGCCCACAGTGGCACAAGAGATGGTTCTCAAGAATGGGGTCAGAATGATTCCTATATAGATCAGACGGTTGCAGTGATAGATTTTCTCACAGCTAG GTATGCTAAAGACTCAAGCCTCCTTGCAATTGAGCTTATCAACGAGCCGCGAGCACCCGGGGTAACGCTAGATAGCCTGAAAAAGTACTATCAAGCTGGATACAACACTGTTCGCAAATACACATCCGATGCCTACGTGATTATGTCGAACCGACTATCGGCCGACCCGACGGAGCTCCTCGGGTTTGCCAGCGGATTCCAGGGCTCTGTCATCGACGTCCACTACTACAATCTCTTCTCCAATCAGTTCAATGGCTCGACGGTGCAACAAAACATCGACTACATTAACAACAACCGAGCCAAGGACCTTGCTACCATAACCAGATCTAATGGCCCCCTCACTTTTGTTG GGGAATGGGTGGCAGAATGGGAGGTGAAAGGAGCAACAAAGGAGGACTATCAAAGGTTTGCGCAGGCCCAATTAAATGTCTATGGGCAGGCCACCTTTGGATGGGCCTACTGGACCCTGAAGAATGTTGAAGACCATTGGAGCTTGGAATGGATGATTAAAAATGGCAGCATTACTTTGTAA